A genomic window from Microbacterium sp. ET2 includes:
- the glpX gene encoding class II fructose-bisphosphatase, translating into MVSITGDMSPLHPDRNLALELVRATEAAAIRAVPFIGRGMKEAADGAAVDAMRAFLTTVNFDGTIVIGEGEKDDAPMLFNGERVGNGRGPQCDIAVDPIDGTSLTAAGRNNALSVIAVSDRGSMLDASAVFYMDKLVTGPAGVGVVDIRLPIGENIRRLAKALGKPVDEVVVSVLNRPRHERLIAEIRDAGAGTRLMSDGDVAGGINAARHNARTDMCVGIGGSPEGIVTACAIKALGGHIQGVLWPRDDDEKQKGIDAGLLLNDHVYEADDLVKGSNTIFVATGVTDGQLVDGVRREGDHVYTESVVLRGASGTLRRITSEHLTSKWL; encoded by the coding sequence ATGGTGAGCATCACCGGCGACATGAGCCCCCTGCACCCCGACCGCAACCTCGCTCTGGAGTTGGTGAGGGCCACCGAAGCAGCGGCCATCCGCGCCGTGCCCTTCATCGGCCGCGGGATGAAGGAAGCCGCCGACGGTGCCGCGGTCGACGCCATGCGCGCCTTCCTCACCACGGTGAACTTCGACGGCACGATCGTGATCGGCGAGGGCGAGAAGGATGACGCTCCGATGCTGTTCAACGGCGAGCGCGTCGGCAACGGCCGCGGCCCGCAGTGCGACATCGCCGTCGACCCGATCGACGGTACCTCGCTGACGGCTGCGGGGCGCAACAACGCCCTCTCGGTGATCGCGGTGTCCGACCGCGGATCGATGCTCGACGCCTCGGCGGTGTTCTACATGGACAAGCTCGTCACCGGTCCCGCCGGCGTCGGCGTGGTCGACATCCGTCTCCCCATCGGCGAGAACATCCGGCGGCTGGCCAAGGCGCTCGGCAAACCCGTCGACGAGGTCGTCGTCTCGGTGCTGAACCGCCCGCGGCACGAGCGGCTGATCGCGGAGATCCGCGACGCCGGGGCCGGCACTCGTCTGATGAGCGACGGCGATGTCGCCGGCGGGATCAATGCGGCGCGCCACAACGCCCGCACGGACATGTGCGTGGGGATCGGAGGCAGTCCGGAGGGCATCGTGACCGCGTGCGCGATCAAGGCCCTGGGCGGCCACATCCAGGGTGTGCTGTGGCCCCGTGACGATGACGAGAAGCAGAAGGGCATCGACGCCGGTCTTCTCCTGAATGACCATGTGTACGAGGCCGACGACCTGGTGAAGGGCAGCAACACCATCTTCGTCGCCACCGGTGTCACCGACGGGCAGCTGGTCGACGGCGTGCGTCGCGAAGGAGACCACGTCTACACCGAGAGCGTCGTGCTCCGCGGCGCCTCGGGGACCCTTCGCCGCATCACGTCGGAGCATCTGACCTCCAAGTGGCTCTGA
- a CDS encoding carbonic anhydrase, with product MKRGNARFVGGEPRHPRQDAERRHEVAAGQRPRAALFGCADSRLAAEIIFDKGLGDLFVVRNAGQVVSDSVIGSLEYAVAVLGVPLIIVLAHDECGAVRAAIDSVRPDAPALPPHIWRLIAPIVPAVQRVVRADPTSGAIDGEAVGREHLRDTVGDILKTSELISEAVAEGRLAVIGANYRLAEGVAVPEVIVGAVSDDLTPSAA from the coding sequence ATGAAGCGCGGCAACGCGCGATTCGTGGGCGGCGAGCCGCGCCATCCCCGACAGGATGCCGAGCGCCGCCACGAGGTCGCCGCGGGGCAGCGCCCGCGCGCGGCGCTGTTCGGCTGCGCCGACTCGCGGCTGGCGGCGGAGATCATCTTCGACAAGGGGCTCGGCGACCTCTTCGTCGTCCGCAACGCCGGACAGGTCGTCTCGGACTCGGTCATCGGAAGCCTCGAGTACGCCGTCGCCGTGCTCGGCGTGCCGCTGATCATCGTCCTCGCGCATGACGAGTGCGGAGCGGTACGGGCCGCCATCGACTCGGTCCGCCCTGACGCACCCGCCTTGCCACCGCACATCTGGCGGCTGATCGCCCCCATCGTCCCGGCCGTGCAGCGCGTCGTGCGCGCCGACCCCACCTCGGGTGCCATCGACGGCGAGGCGGTGGGCCGCGAGCACCTGCGCGACACCGTCGGCGACATCCTGAAGACCTCGGAACTGATCAGCGAGGCCGTCGCCGAGGGCCGCCTGGCGGTCATCGGGGCGAACTATCGCCTGGCCGAAGGCGTGGCCGTCCCCGAAGTCATCGTGGGCGCCGTCTCCGACGACCTCACCCCCTCGGCCGCCTGA
- a CDS encoding exodeoxyribonuclease VII small subunit yields MTGMTGASEGVADIQAMTFEQARDELVRVVAELEQGTPTLEHSLALWERGEALAARCEEWLLGAKRRLDAARSAVTAPQGG; encoded by the coding sequence ATGACGGGTATGACCGGGGCGAGCGAGGGCGTGGCCGACATCCAGGCGATGACGTTCGAACAGGCTCGCGACGAGCTCGTTCGCGTGGTCGCCGAACTCGAGCAGGGAACTCCGACTCTCGAGCATTCCCTCGCCCTGTGGGAACGGGGCGAGGCCCTCGCCGCACGCTGCGAGGAGTGGCTGCTGGGTGCCAAGCGGCGCCTTGACGCCGCCCGTTCGGCCGTCACCGCCCCACAGGGGGGCTGA
- the xseA gene encoding exodeoxyribonuclease VII large subunit codes for MTTFQPAAVPGEAPPPDSVHPRDSRSETPTSVSRLNDTIRGFIERWGSVWVEGEVTSWNVRGGNVFGRMKDLATDSTVSFRVWSSTLQRLPRDLKVGDHVIACVKADYFVRTGDFTFAVSAMRHVGLGDQLEKLERLRRKLRAEGLFDPARKRALPFLPRTIGLITGERSDAEKDVHRNAELRWPQVVFRTAYAAVQGDRCVPETIGALKALDADPEVDVIIIARGGGDPQTLLGFSDERLLRAVAEAQTPVVSAIGHENDHPLLDDVADVRASTPTDAAKRVVPDVAEQRALIGQLRSRMTSRLTQRVSHDIAQLEQLRSRPVLRFPEQLVDARTQQVWLATARGRDVVDRAVHGAERATAELRASLRALSPASTLARGYAIAQGEDGHVVRDATDAPPGTKLVVTVERGIIAARSEGVSDVTVAGEGSRDGRGGAELE; via the coding sequence ATGACCACCTTCCAGCCCGCCGCGGTCCCGGGCGAGGCGCCGCCGCCCGACTCGGTCCACCCCCGCGATTCCCGTTCGGAGACTCCGACCTCGGTCTCACGGCTGAACGACACCATCCGGGGGTTCATCGAGCGCTGGGGCTCGGTGTGGGTCGAGGGCGAGGTCACCTCGTGGAACGTGCGCGGGGGCAACGTCTTCGGTCGCATGAAGGACCTCGCGACCGACTCGACGGTCTCGTTCCGGGTCTGGTCCTCGACGCTGCAACGACTCCCGCGCGATCTCAAGGTGGGCGACCACGTCATCGCGTGCGTCAAGGCGGACTACTTCGTCCGCACCGGCGATTTCACCTTCGCCGTCTCGGCGATGCGGCACGTCGGCTTGGGCGACCAGCTCGAGAAACTCGAGAGGCTGCGCCGGAAGCTGCGCGCCGAAGGACTGTTCGACCCGGCACGGAAGAGAGCCCTGCCGTTTCTGCCGCGCACCATCGGCCTCATCACCGGAGAAAGATCCGACGCGGAGAAGGACGTGCACCGCAACGCGGAGCTGCGCTGGCCCCAGGTGGTCTTCCGTACGGCCTATGCCGCTGTACAGGGCGATCGCTGCGTGCCGGAGACGATCGGTGCGTTGAAGGCGCTGGATGCCGACCCCGAGGTGGACGTCATCATCATCGCGCGCGGCGGGGGCGATCCGCAGACGCTGCTGGGTTTCAGCGACGAGCGCCTGCTCCGCGCGGTCGCCGAGGCGCAGACCCCGGTGGTCAGCGCCATCGGACACGAGAACGATCACCCGCTCCTCGACGACGTCGCCGACGTGCGCGCCTCCACACCCACCGATGCCGCCAAGCGGGTGGTGCCGGATGTGGCGGAGCAGCGGGCGCTCATCGGACAGCTGAGGTCGCGGATGACCTCGCGCCTGACCCAGCGGGTGTCTCACGACATCGCGCAGCTGGAGCAGCTGCGCTCCCGTCCGGTGCTGAGGTTCCCGGAGCAGCTGGTGGACGCAAGGACACAGCAGGTCTGGCTGGCCACGGCACGCGGCCGCGACGTCGTCGACCGGGCTGTGCACGGCGCGGAGCGCGCCACCGCGGAACTGCGTGCCTCACTGCGCGCGCTCTCCCCCGCTTCCACGCTCGCGCGCGGGTACGCCATCGCGCAGGGAGAGGACGGCCACGTCGTCCGTGACGCGACCGATGCGCCGCCCGGAACGAAGCTCGTCGTCACGGTGGAGCGGGGAATCATCGCCGCACGATCGGAGGGTGTCTCCGATGTCACCGTCGCCGGCGAAGGGTCGAGGGATGGGCGTGGCGGAGCGGAACTAGAATGA
- a CDS encoding formylglycine-generating enzyme family protein has translation MTDFALAAIPGGTVVLHDARRKARRTVELAPFEIGVYPVTEEQTAQMLDGGRHSRRPASEVSWLRAIRFCNAASEWEGLDPAYTYDGEQVTWHVDADGFRLPTEAEWEFACRAGSSGPHYGPLADVAWTSADGVGGPQAVGGKHPNLFGLFDTLGNVWEWCWDYLDPARYADYRVFRGGGFADDAWSVRASTRRGGPPRSSHDDVGFRIARGGFDAADAAQGWSAEADLRRAETDGPVPFGWTPLR, from the coding sequence GTGACGGACTTCGCGCTCGCCGCCATCCCCGGTGGCACGGTGGTGCTGCACGACGCGCGCCGGAAGGCGCGCCGGACGGTCGAGTTGGCGCCGTTCGAGATCGGCGTGTATCCCGTCACCGAGGAGCAGACGGCACAGATGCTCGACGGTGGGCGTCATTCGCGCCGGCCCGCGTCGGAGGTGAGTTGGCTCCGTGCCATCCGCTTCTGCAACGCGGCGTCGGAGTGGGAGGGCCTGGACCCGGCCTACACCTACGACGGCGAGCAGGTCACGTGGCACGTCGATGCCGATGGATTCCGACTGCCCACCGAGGCCGAGTGGGAGTTCGCCTGCCGAGCCGGCTCGAGCGGCCCCCACTACGGTCCGCTCGCCGATGTCGCCTGGACGAGCGCCGACGGCGTCGGGGGTCCCCAGGCCGTCGGCGGGAAGCACCCGAATCTCTTTGGGCTGTTCGACACGCTCGGAAACGTGTGGGAGTGGTGCTGGGACTATCTCGACCCGGCCCGTTACGCCGACTACCGCGTCTTCCGAGGCGGCGGATTCGCGGATGACGCGTGGAGTGTGCGAGCATCCACGCGCCGTGGGGGACCACCCAGGTCGTCGCACGACGACGTCGGGTTCCGCATCGCCCGCGGCGGTTTCGACGCCGCTGATGCAGCTCAGGGATGGTCCGCCGAGGCCGACCTCCGGCGGGCGGAGACGGATGGCCCCGTGCCCTTCGGCTGGACGCCGCTGCGCTGA
- the fbaA gene encoding class II fructose-bisphosphate aldolase: MPVATPDQYADMLSRAKAGGFAYPAINVSSSQTINAVLQGLTEAGSDGIIQVTTGGADYFAGHTVKARAAGALAFAKFATEVAKNYPITVALHTDHCPKEALPNFVLPLIEASEEEVRAGRNPIFQSHMWDGSAVPLDENIDIAKDLLPRLKSISAILEIEVGVVGGEEDGVAHEGSNEALYTTVGDVTKAVEALGLGENGRYISALTFGNVHGVYKPGNVKLRPELLGEIQEGIASRFGTGPKPLDLVFHGGSGSSDEEIALAVANGVVKMNIDTDTQYAFTRAVAGYMFSHYDGVLKIDGEVGNKKQYDPRAWGKIAESAMAARVVEATHQLGSAGQSLGV; encoded by the coding sequence ATGCCCGTTGCCACCCCGGATCAGTACGCCGACATGCTCTCCCGCGCCAAGGCCGGCGGGTTCGCGTACCCGGCGATCAACGTGTCGAGCTCGCAGACGATCAACGCGGTGCTCCAGGGACTGACCGAGGCCGGTTCGGATGGAATCATCCAGGTCACCACCGGCGGCGCGGACTACTTCGCCGGGCACACTGTCAAGGCTCGCGCCGCCGGAGCCCTCGCCTTCGCCAAGTTCGCCACCGAGGTCGCCAAGAACTACCCCATCACCGTCGCCCTGCACACCGACCACTGCCCCAAGGAAGCGCTGCCGAACTTCGTGCTGCCGCTCATCGAGGCATCCGAAGAAGAGGTCAGAGCCGGCCGGAACCCCATCTTCCAGTCGCACATGTGGGACGGCTCGGCCGTGCCGCTGGATGAGAACATCGACATCGCGAAGGACCTCTTGCCGCGCCTGAAGAGCATCAGCGCGATCCTCGAGATCGAAGTCGGCGTGGTCGGCGGCGAGGAGGACGGTGTCGCGCACGAGGGGTCCAACGAGGCGCTGTACACGACCGTCGGCGACGTGACCAAGGCCGTCGAGGCACTGGGACTGGGCGAGAACGGCCGGTACATCTCGGCGCTCACCTTCGGCAACGTCCACGGCGTGTACAAGCCCGGCAACGTCAAGCTCCGTCCCGAGCTCCTCGGTGAGATCCAGGAGGGCATCGCCTCGCGCTTCGGCACCGGCCCGAAGCCTCTCGACCTGGTCTTCCACGGTGGCAGCGGGTCCAGCGACGAGGAGATCGCCCTGGCCGTGGCCAACGGCGTGGTGAAGATGAACATCGACACCGACACGCAGTACGCGTTCACCCGCGCGGTGGCGGGCTACATGTTCTCCCACTACGACGGCGTCCTCAAGATCGACGGCGAAGTCGGCAACAAGAAGCAGTACGACCCGCGTGCCTGGGGCAAGATCGCCGAGTCGGCGATGGCCGCGCGCGTCGTCGAGGCGACCCACCAGCTGGGCTCGGCGGGCCAGTCGCTCGGCGTCTGA
- a CDS encoding DUF6264 family protein — translation MTDGSDPRPRPQYGEYATPEEQRARIQQPDVTVALETGAAPSEAAPGAPAPTPAPAEDGAPNLIASRRRFFDRVLTIALLVYAVFSVATAIPALVDYNGYVQTLFEFMGVAEAPDPSLNGRAWGVAASVVLGVGLLLTAAVSWIMLQRGKITFWVPIVGGVVFNLLSGALLMVPLLSDPALMGALLSQ, via the coding sequence GTGACCGACGGTTCCGATCCTCGGCCGCGGCCGCAGTACGGCGAGTACGCCACCCCCGAGGAGCAGCGGGCGCGGATCCAGCAGCCCGACGTCACCGTCGCGTTGGAGACCGGCGCCGCACCGTCCGAGGCCGCGCCCGGCGCGCCGGCGCCGACACCGGCGCCGGCCGAAGACGGCGCGCCGAACCTCATCGCCTCGCGGCGCCGGTTCTTCGACCGCGTCCTCACGATCGCCCTGCTCGTCTACGCGGTGTTCTCCGTCGCGACGGCCATTCCGGCACTGGTGGACTACAACGGCTACGTCCAGACTCTCTTCGAGTTCATGGGCGTCGCGGAGGCGCCCGATCCGAGCCTCAACGGCCGCGCGTGGGGCGTCGCGGCATCCGTGGTGCTGGGGGTCGGTCTTCTGCTGACGGCCGCGGTGTCGTGGATCATGCTCCAGCGGGGAAAGATCACGTTCTGGGTGCCGATCGTGGGAGGCGTCGTGTTCAACCTCCTCTCGGGTGCCCTCCTGATGGTGCCGCTCCTGAGCGACCCCGCGCTCATGGGGGCGCTGCTCTCGCAGTGA
- a CDS encoding 4-hydroxy-3-methylbut-2-enyl diphosphate reductase: MSTPTVSLPVPRIPGRRGRLQDIPVSGPKKVLLAAPRGYCAGVDRAVIAVEKALDRYGAPVYVRKQIVHNIHVVTELEQKGAIFVEEVDEVPEGAHVVFSAHGVSPAVVSAAADRGLQAIDATCPLVTKVHREAVRFARDDFEILLVGHEGHEEVEGTAGEAPDHVTVVNSPDEADLVDVRDPSKVVWLSQTTLSVDETMETVRRLRTRFPQLQDPPSDDICYATQNRQVAIKKVARDADLVIVVGSANSSNSVRLVEVALEYGAKAAYRVDYVDEVQQEWLDGVQTVGVTSGASVPEVLVQEVLAELSGAGYRDVEEVRTAEEDLMFSLPKELRTDPAGRRDERALGGRGRA; this comes from the coding sequence ATGAGCACTCCGACCGTGAGCCTTCCCGTTCCCCGCATACCGGGGCGCCGCGGGCGGCTCCAGGATATCCCGGTGTCCGGACCGAAGAAGGTGCTCCTCGCCGCTCCGCGCGGCTACTGCGCCGGTGTCGACCGGGCGGTGATCGCGGTCGAGAAGGCGCTCGATCGCTACGGCGCGCCGGTGTACGTCCGCAAGCAGATCGTGCACAACATCCACGTCGTGACGGAGTTGGAGCAGAAGGGTGCGATCTTCGTCGAAGAGGTCGACGAAGTCCCCGAGGGCGCGCATGTGGTCTTCAGCGCGCACGGAGTGTCGCCGGCCGTCGTTTCCGCTGCCGCCGATCGAGGGTTGCAGGCCATCGATGCGACGTGCCCGCTGGTGACGAAGGTGCACCGCGAGGCCGTGCGGTTCGCCCGCGATGATTTCGAGATCCTGCTCGTGGGTCATGAGGGCCATGAAGAGGTCGAGGGCACCGCAGGTGAAGCCCCTGATCATGTGACCGTAGTGAATTCGCCCGACGAGGCGGATCTCGTGGACGTGCGTGACCCCTCGAAGGTCGTGTGGCTCTCGCAGACGACCCTGTCCGTCGACGAGACGATGGAGACCGTCCGACGGTTGCGCACGCGGTTTCCGCAGTTGCAGGACCCGCCGTCCGACGACATCTGCTACGCCACGCAGAACCGGCAGGTCGCCATCAAGAAGGTTGCGAGAGACGCCGATCTCGTGATCGTCGTGGGCTCGGCGAACTCTTCCAACAGCGTTCGCCTCGTCGAGGTCGCCCTCGAGTACGGCGCGAAAGCGGCCTACCGGGTCGACTATGTCGATGAGGTCCAGCAGGAGTGGCTGGACGGCGTGCAGACCGTGGGCGTGACCAGCGGGGCCTCCGTCCCCGAGGTGCTCGTCCAAGAGGTGCTCGCCGAGCTCTCAGGGGCCGGGTACCGCGACGTCGAAGAGGTGCGGACCGCCGAGGAGGATCTGATGTTCTCCCTTCCCAAGGAGCTGCGGACCGACCCGGCGGGTCGTCGTGACGAGCGCGCCCTGGGCGGCCGGGGTCGCGCGTGA
- a CDS encoding DUF4245 family protein, which yields MARDPKIVAELGRPETPDEAADRKAASSRTYRASQNTRNLVAALIATLAVVLVIILAVPRGAPPEREPIDVAGVAARISANENRTLVVPDVPAEWQVNVATVEGDSVRAWTIVYVPAEDRGFVRVAQGFGADEGWPSRTLRGAEVADTITIGGVAWDRYEIRNPSAAGNVAAALGTTSGEDTILIYGTTDQAALEEAATAVAAELPLPTEEEGP from the coding sequence ATGGCCCGCGACCCGAAGATCGTCGCCGAGCTGGGGCGTCCCGAGACCCCGGATGAGGCCGCGGACCGCAAGGCCGCCTCCTCGCGCACCTACCGGGCGAGCCAGAACACTCGCAACCTCGTCGCCGCGCTCATCGCGACCCTCGCGGTCGTGCTGGTGATCATCCTCGCCGTACCCCGCGGCGCTCCGCCCGAGCGCGAACCGATCGATGTCGCCGGGGTCGCCGCGCGCATCTCCGCGAACGAGAACCGGACGCTGGTCGTCCCCGACGTCCCCGCCGAATGGCAGGTCAACGTCGCGACCGTCGAGGGGGATTCCGTCCGCGCCTGGACGATCGTCTACGTCCCCGCCGAAGACCGGGGCTTCGTGAGGGTGGCACAGGGGTTCGGGGCCGATGAGGGCTGGCCATCGCGCACCCTCCGGGGTGCCGAGGTCGCCGACACCATCACCATCGGCGGTGTGGCATGGGACCGCTACGAGATCCGCAATCCGTCCGCGGCCGGCAATGTCGCCGCCGCTCTGGGCACCACGTCGGGTGAGGACACCATCCTCATCTACGGCACCACCGATCAGGCAGCGCTGGAAGAGGCTGCGACCGCCGTCGCCGCCGAACTGCCGCTGCCCACCGAGGAGGAGGGTCCGTGA
- a CDS encoding UDP-N-acetylmuramyl pentapeptide phosphotransferase — MSVQSVGPQTGAQAVIADAVDPARRPDVLFRVRRDEDHQLSPWWMIGAFAGVSIAVITLLSFVPGGA; from the coding sequence ATGTCGGTACAGTCCGTGGGTCCGCAGACGGGAGCTCAGGCGGTCATCGCTGACGCCGTCGACCCCGCCCGCCGCCCCGATGTGTTGTTCCGGGTGCGCCGGGATGAAGACCATCAGCTCTCGCCGTGGTGGATGATCGGCGCGTTCGCCGGAGTGTCCATCGCGGTCATCACCCTTCTGAGCTTCGTCCCCGGCGGGGCCTGA
- a CDS encoding MOSC domain-containing protein has protein sequence MPRLLAVCAVHQLRPDTGTNGVTAIDKRPIEGQAPVGRYGVRGDVQANRRHHGGLDKALYAYAQEDADFWARQLGRDLPPGWFGENLRVDGIDVNAARVGEIWRVGDRLELEVTMPRTPCATFARWVGGSHARGWVKRFSDEGRLGAYLRVRRTGSAGAGDPVEVVERPERAPTILEVYRGV, from the coding sequence ATGCCTCGCCTCCTCGCCGTCTGCGCGGTCCACCAGCTTCGACCCGACACCGGAACCAACGGCGTGACCGCCATCGACAAACGCCCGATCGAGGGGCAGGCACCCGTCGGCCGCTACGGCGTGCGCGGCGATGTCCAGGCCAATCGCAGGCACCACGGCGGGCTGGACAAGGCGCTCTACGCGTACGCGCAGGAGGATGCCGACTTCTGGGCACGCCAGCTGGGACGGGATCTTCCGCCCGGATGGTTCGGCGAGAATCTCCGGGTCGACGGAATCGATGTCAATGCGGCACGCGTGGGCGAGATCTGGCGCGTCGGGGATCGTCTGGAGCTCGAAGTGACGATGCCCCGCACGCCGTGCGCCACATTCGCCCGCTGGGTCGGCGGCAGCCACGCGCGGGGCTGGGTCAAGCGCTTCTCCGACGAGGGCCGGTTGGGTGCCTACCTGCGCGTCCGGAGAACCGGTTCAGCCGGCGCGGGAGACCCCGTGGAGGTGGTGGAGCGCCCCGAGCGGGCACCCACCATCCTGGAGGTCTACCGCGGCGTCTGA
- a CDS encoding class II fumarate hydratase: protein MTDIDYRIEHDTMGEVRVPKDALYAAQTQRAVENFPISGDPLDPSQVVALARIKKAAALANKELGTLDGEIADAIARAADRIIAGEYADQFPIDVYQTGSGTSSNMNMNEVLATLATGDLGRTVHPNDHVNASQSSNDVFPTSVHIAVTQELIDDLIPALDHLAVALEDKAQAWAEVVKSGRTHLMDATPVTLGQEFGGYARQMRLGIERVQSVLPRVAEVPLGGTATGTGINTPVGFPQRVLELIVAETDLPITEAKDHFEAQGARDGLVEASGALRTIAVSLTKINNDIRWMGSGPNTGLAELHIPDLQPGSSIMPGKVNPVVPEANLMVCARVIGNDATVAWAGASGTFELNVAIPVMGTAVLESIRLLANAVRLLADKTIRGLEANVERAAAYAGMSPSIVTPLNKLIGYEAAAKIAKHAVAQGITVHDAVIDLGYVERGELTEAQLHERLDLLSMTRPG from the coding sequence GTGACCGACATCGATTACCGCATCGAACACGACACCATGGGCGAGGTGCGGGTGCCCAAGGACGCGCTCTACGCCGCCCAGACGCAGCGCGCCGTGGAGAACTTCCCGATCTCGGGAGATCCGCTGGACCCCTCTCAGGTCGTCGCACTTGCGCGCATCAAGAAGGCCGCTGCGCTGGCGAACAAAGAACTCGGCACCCTTGACGGCGAGATCGCCGACGCCATCGCGCGCGCGGCGGACCGCATCATCGCGGGAGAGTACGCCGACCAGTTCCCGATCGACGTCTACCAGACCGGCAGCGGCACCTCGTCGAACATGAACATGAACGAGGTCCTGGCCACTCTCGCCACCGGCGACCTCGGTCGGACGGTCCACCCGAACGACCACGTCAACGCGTCGCAGTCGTCCAATGACGTCTTCCCCACCTCGGTCCACATCGCCGTGACCCAGGAGCTCATCGACGACCTGATCCCCGCGCTGGACCACCTGGCCGTCGCGCTCGAGGACAAGGCTCAGGCATGGGCCGAGGTGGTGAAGTCCGGCCGCACCCACCTGATGGATGCCACACCCGTCACCCTCGGGCAGGAGTTCGGCGGATACGCCCGCCAGATGCGCCTGGGCATCGAACGTGTGCAGTCCGTCCTCCCCCGCGTGGCCGAAGTCCCACTCGGCGGCACCGCGACCGGCACGGGGATCAACACCCCCGTGGGCTTCCCTCAGCGCGTCCTCGAACTCATCGTCGCGGAGACCGACCTGCCGATCACCGAGGCGAAGGATCACTTCGAGGCGCAGGGCGCGCGCGACGGCCTCGTCGAGGCATCCGGCGCCCTCCGCACCATCGCGGTGTCGCTGACGAAGATCAACAACGACATCCGCTGGATGGGCTCGGGGCCGAACACCGGCCTCGCGGAGCTGCACATCCCCGACCTCCAGCCGGGCTCGTCGATCATGCCGGGCAAGGTCAACCCGGTCGTGCCCGAAGCGAACCTCATGGTGTGCGCACGGGTCATCGGCAACGATGCCACCGTCGCCTGGGCGGGTGCCTCCGGGACGTTCGAGCTGAACGTGGCGATTCCCGTCATGGGCACCGCGGTGCTGGAGTCCATCCGCCTGCTCGCCAACGCCGTCCGGCTGCTCGCCGACAAGACCATACGGGGTCTGGAGGCCAACGTCGAGCGCGCCGCGGCCTACGCCGGCATGTCGCCGTCGATCGTCACGCCGCTGAACAAGCTCATCGGATACGAAGCGGCGGCGAAGATCGCCAAGCACGCCGTCGCCCAGGGGATCACCGTGCACGACGCGGTGATCGACCTCGGCTACGTCGAGCGCGGCGAGCTCACCGAGGCGCAGCTGCACGAGCGGCTGGACCTGCTGTCCATGACCCGACCGGGGTGA